A genomic segment from Conger conger chromosome 2, fConCon1.1, whole genome shotgun sequence encodes:
- the LOC133121956 gene encoding nidogen-1-like has protein sequence MGLKRRAWLVWITLLALVVTANCVRKSDLFQYGERAGDRVLDPGNDETQELLLDKSMYFYDGSFDTVYINTNGFLATTEPTAEAEYLGQMPASFGMVAALLGDLDTADGAGKVYFRQDSGPAFLRQVREHVSRAFPRDGPVEPVNAVVVTWEDVAPHGSEGRGDGAPRKRNTFQLVVVSMETASYAVLLYPEDAMQFHSTPIGGASEPIQAGFSKGLVKGWFWRSTQGPYYRTTTDDEASVRELSEATNSGTRGVWVYEIGTYPFFSAVVPGRVTDLAPETPPGGRERVEEEGERVVEEEEEEEERAPDPPRVAVYDRGQQVPVYPPYRPEPEDPRRVPYRVPDPEEEVPPVEEREPEEPYPERPRGQPVPVHPVQYQPQNPEVVVVDEGEISVDVFSYHFEKCANNREKCSVFADCKDYSGGYCCHCRPGYYGNGKHCVAEGKPQRMNGKVNGRVYVGGSPTPVQFSNNDLHSYVVANDGRAYVAISTIPAALGPSLLPLSSLGGVIGWAFALEQPGFQNGFSLVGGEFTRQAEVTFLPGNEKLTIKQEFEGIDDHDHLVVRTDLEGRLPEIPRGSTVQIDPYAEIYQYSSNMITSTSTRDYTISLSDGSTQARSYQWRQSIVFQGCPHDEASRAALASQQLSVDQIFVMYDPSNQLIRYAMSNKIGSVHGGQPEQNPCFTGRHGCDTNAVCRPGQGNQFTCECATGFSGDGRTCHDIDECRERPQVCGPHSTCNNQPGTFRCECVAGFQFAPDGQTCIEGDRAVDHCQAGTHNCDIPQRARCSYTGGSNYVCSCLPGFEGDGRACRDIDECQPGRCHEEAVCYNTQGSFNCQCRPGFHGDGFHCSSEREKTPCERQRDLALAGSSAFGPRGHRPAVGAFVPACDAHGNYRPTQCQGSLGQCWCVDRHGNETPGTRARGRRPLCIDHEVSPPPVGPTPRPDVSPLPAGTHLLFAQSGKIEHIPLDGQKMKKSEAKTLLHLPDKVVIAVAYDCVEKMVYWTDITGPSISRASLNGGDPTPIIRADLDSPEGIAIDHLSRTMFWTDSMRDRIEVASLDGSRRRVLFDTDLVNPRPIIADPANGHLYWADWDRDSPKIETSHMDGANRRTLVRVNLGLPNGLTYDPHTSLLCWADAGTRKVECISPSGENRRKVIEGIRYPFGITSFGRNLYYTDWRRDAVVAVDRTLGTETDEYLPQKRSRLYGITTAYAQCPSGQNYCAVNNGGCTHLCLPTPSGRTCLCPDNAVGVSCVERERGY, from the exons ATGGGTTTGAAACGACGTGCATGGCTCGTTTGGATAACCCTCCTCGCGCTCGTTGTCACGGCGAATTGTGTGCGCAAGAGTGACCTCTTTCAGTATGGAGAGCGCGCCGGGGACCGCGTGCTGGATCCAGGGAACGACGAAACGCAAGAGCTTCTCCTGGACAAGTCCATGTATTTCTACGACGGATCATTTGACACCGTTTAT ATCAACACCAACGGGTTCCTGGCCACCACCGAGCCCACGGCGGAGGCGGAGTACCTGGGGCAGATGCCGGCCAGTTTCGGGATGGTGGCGGCGCTCCTGGGCGACCTGGACACCGCGGACGGCGCGGGGAAGGTGTACTTCCGGCAGGACTCCGGCCCCGCGTTCCTGCGGCAGGTGCGGGAGCACGTCTCCCGCGCCTTCCCGCGCGACGGCCCGGTGGAGCCCGTCAACGCCGTGGTGGTCACCTGGGAGGACGTGGCCCCCCACGGGTCCGAGGGCAGGGGGGACGGGGCGCCCCGGAAG AGAAACACCTTCCAGCTGGTGGTGGTCTCCATGGAGACCGCTTCCTACGCCGTCCTGCTGTACCCGGAGGACGCGATGCAGTTCCATTCCACGCCCATCGGTGGCGCCAGCGAGCCCATCCAGGCCGGCTTCAGCAAGGGGCTGGTGAAGGGCTGGTTCTGGAGGAGCACCCAGGGGCCGTACTACCGCACGACCACCGACGACGAGGCGTCGGTCAGAGAGCTCTCTGA GGCCACGAACTCGGGCACACGCGGCGTGTGGGTCTACGAGATCGGCACCTACCCCTTCTTCTCCGCGGTGGTGCCCGGTCGGGTGACCGACCTGGCCCCCGAAACCCCCCCGGGGGGccgggagagggtggaggaggagggggagagggtggtggaggaggaggaggaggaggaggagcgagCCCCGGACCCTCCGAGGGTCGCTGTGTACGACCGGGGGCAGCAGGTTCCCGTCTACCCTCCCTACCGGCCGGAACCGGAGGACCCCCGGCGGGTTCCGTACCGGGTTCCCGATCCCGAGGAGGAGGTTCCCCCCGTGGAGGAACGTGAGCCCGAGGAGCCTTACCCCGAACGCCCCCGGGGCCAGCCGGTCCCGGTCCACCCGGTCCAGTACCAGCCCCAGAACCccgaggtggtggtggtggatgAGGGGGAGATCAGCGTTGACG TGTTCTCCTACCATTTTGAGAAGTGCGCCAACAACAGGGAGAAGTGCTCCGTCTTCGCCGACTGCAAGGACTACTCCGGAGGCTACTGCTGCCACTGCAGGCCCGGCTACTACGGCAACGGCAAACACTGCGTGGCGGAAG GCAAGCCCCAGCGGATGAACGGGAAGGTGAACGGGCGCGTGTACGTGGGCGGCTCGCCAACGCCGGTCCAGTTCAGCAACAACGACCTGCACTCGTACGTGGTGGCCAACGACGGGCGCGCCTACGTGGCCATCAGCACCATCCCGGCCGCCCTGGGCCCCTCCCTGCTGCCCCTGTCCTCCCTGGGGGGCGTCATCGGCTGGGCCTTCGCCCTGGAGCAGCCCGGCTTCCAGAACGGCTTCAGCCTCGTGG GTGGGGAGTTCACCCGGCAGGCGGAGGTCACCTTCCTGCCCGGCAACGAGAAGCTGACCATCAAACAGGAGTTTGAAGGCATCGACGACCACGACCACCTGGTGGTCCGCACCGATCTGGAAGGCAGGCTTCCGGAGATCCCGCGGGGCTCCACCGTCCAAATCGACCCCTACGCCGAGATCTACCAGTACAGCAGCAACA tgatcacctccacctccacgcGGGACTACACCATCTCGCTGAGCGACGGCAGCACCCAGGCCAGGAGCTACCAGTGGAGGCAGAGCATCGTGTTCCAGGGCTGCCCGCACGACGAggccagcagggcggcgctGGCCAGCCAGCAGCTCAGCGTGGACCAGATCTTCGTCATGTACGACCCCAGTAACCAGCTCATCCGCTACGCCATGAGCAACAAGATCGGATCCGTTcacg GTGGGCAGCCGGAACAGAACCCGTGTTTTACCGGTCGCCATGGCTGCGACACCAACGCGGTCTGCCGACCGGGCCAGGGAAACCAGTTCACCTGCGAGTGTGCGACCGGATTCTCCGGGGACGGGCGGACCTGCCACG acatcGATgagtgcagggagaggccgCAGGTGTGCGGACCTCACTCCACCTGTAACAACCAGCCCGGAACCTTCCGCTGCGAGTGTGTGGCGGGCTTCCAGTTCGCCCCCGATGGCCAGACCTGTATAG AGGGCGACCGGGCGGTGGATCACTGCCAGGCTGGGACCCATAACTGTGACATCCCCCAGCGCGCCCGCTGCAGCTATACGGGCGGGTCCAACTACGTCTGCTCCTGTCTGCCCGGGTTCGAGGGGGACGGGCGCGCCTGCAGGG acATCGATGAGTGCCAGCCAGGCCGGTGTCACGAGGAGGCGGTGTGTTACAACACGCAGGGCTCCTTCAACTGCCAGTGCCGGCCCGGTTTCCACGGCGACGGGTTCCACTGCTCCTCAG AGCGCGAGAAGACCCCCTGTGAGCGTCAGCGGGACCTCGCCCTGGCCGGCTCCTCCGCTTTCGGGCCGCGGGGGCATCGCCCCGCCGTCGGCGCGTTCGTCCCCGCCTGCGACGCCCACGGCAACTACCGGCCCACGCAGTGCCAGGGCAGCCTGGGCCAGTGCTGGTGCGTGGATCGCCACGGCAACGAGACCCCGGGAACGCGCGCGCGCGGGAGACGGCCCCTGT gcattgaCCACGAGGTGAGCCCCCCTCCCGTTGGCCCCACCCCCAGACCTGACGTCAGCCCGTTGCCCGCGGGAACGCACCTCCTGTTTGCCCAGAGTGGGAAGATCGAGCACATTCCCCTCGACGGACAGAAGATGAAGAAGAGTGAGGCCAAAACCCTGCTGCACCTTCCT GACAAAGTGGTGATCGCCGTGGCGTACGACTGCGTGGAGAAGATGGTGTACTGGACTGACATCACCGGCCCGTCCATCAGCAGGGCCAGCCTGAACGGAGGAGACCCCACCCCCATCATCAGAGCAG atcTGGACAGTCCAGAAGGCATCGCCATCGACCACCTGAGCCGCACCATGTTCTGGACGGACTCCATGCGCGACCGCATCGAGGTGGCCTCCCTGGACGGCTCCAGACGCCGCGTCCTGTTCGACACCGACCTGGTCAACCCCCGCCCCATCATCGCTGACCCCGCCAACGG GCACCTGTACTGGGCGGACTGGGACAGGGACTCCCCGAAGATAGAGACGTCCCACATGGACGGGGCCAACAGGAGGACGCTGGTGAGGGTCAACCTGGGCCTGCCCAATGGCCTGACCTATgacccccacacctccctgCTGTGCTGGGCCGACGCAG GTACCCGTAAAGTTGAGTGCATTTCCCCCAGCGGGGAAAACCGTCGCAAGGTCATAGAAGGCATCCGGTACCCCTTCGGAATTACGTCCTTCGGGAGGAACCTCTACTACACCGACTGGAGGAG GGACGCGGTGGTGGCGGTGGACCGCACGCTGGGCACAGAGACGGACGAGTACCTGCCGCAGAAACGGTCCCGGCTCTACGGCATCACCACGGCATACGCCCAGTGCCCTTccg